In a single window of the Leptospira wolffii serovar Khorat str. Khorat-H2 genome:
- a CDS encoding Fur family transcriptional regulator yields MDEDKKSASRNTKQKGEILRVIQDAKGPLSVKEIHDISKKSIQNIGIATVYRAVNHLLDSGLIHEIQLPGESSRFETSHLDHHHHFHCKICDRVFDVGLCPFPVENLPKGFTVDSHEIILYGVCSECNSSKK; encoded by the coding sequence ATGGACGAAGATAAAAAATCCGCATCCCGAAACACCAAGCAAAAAGGAGAAATTCTTAGAGTCATCCAGGACGCAAAGGGTCCGCTTTCCGTAAAGGAAATCCACGACATATCTAAGAAATCTATCCAGAATATAGGAATCGCCACGGTTTATAGAGCCGTGAACCATTTACTGGATTCAGGTTTAATCCACGAAATCCAATTGCCGGGAGAATCCTCTCGGTTCGAAACCAGTCATTTGGACCACCACCACCATTTCCATTGCAAGATCTGCGATCGGGTCTTCGACGTGGGGCTTTGCCCTTTCCCGGTGGAGAATCTTCCCAAAGGATTTACAGTGGATTCCCATGAAATCATTCTCTACGGAGTATGTTCCGAGTGCAACTCGTCCAAAAAATGA
- a CDS encoding AZOBR_p60025 family cell surface glycopolymer formation protein, protein MRNPFDSFSKTRLFLSDLFLPFLADKNRVLVLFFLMYFSASFFVWKKYEWNPTSQINFGKEFADQNAPETPPGAVVFLGEEGNLGAGYDGQIFYYYSRMLSGFHLDWPKGFETSFRAPRIGYPLLVSPFGWFGRYGTVFGMYFLHLLLLPLSFLALRDLLSEDKKYLAGLYLLSPFTLGSYVLLVSDTVMIGLVVLSYWAYKKKRYLLFSLLGGVAILTKEQALFLLFPLGLEALFRKEWRNAIWVGSVLILPVLWSAYLRTQFPSWSPAHLGSFFEPFSGISAYFREIYEAVSGADAGLKVLVKKFSRFPLLVLLASGVFLLFRGRIRLGIPFRIGFGITMFTICGAGYILYWATYENVSRMFAVSLPLLALWQSEDEELPGWIYWTLCGLVLFFFFIKLAIVSQPLRFLVW, encoded by the coding sequence ATGAGAAATCCATTCGATTCCTTCTCAAAGACCCGGCTTTTTCTTTCCGATTTATTTTTGCCTTTCTTGGCGGATAAGAATCGGGTTCTCGTTCTATTCTTTCTGATGTATTTTTCCGCCTCCTTCTTTGTCTGGAAAAAATACGAATGGAATCCTACTTCTCAGATCAATTTCGGAAAGGAATTCGCCGATCAGAATGCGCCAGAAACACCTCCGGGAGCCGTCGTATTTCTGGGAGAAGAAGGGAACCTAGGCGCCGGTTACGACGGACAAATCTTTTATTATTATTCTAGGATGCTGTCCGGATTTCACCTGGATTGGCCCAAGGGTTTCGAGACTAGTTTTAGAGCGCCAAGGATCGGATATCCGCTTTTGGTTTCTCCCTTCGGTTGGTTCGGGAGATACGGAACCGTATTCGGGATGTATTTTTTACATCTGTTGCTACTTCCTCTTTCTTTTCTAGCGCTACGCGACCTATTATCCGAAGACAAAAAATACCTGGCTGGTCTATATCTTCTCTCACCCTTTACCTTAGGAAGTTACGTGCTTCTGGTATCCGATACGGTCATGATCGGTCTTGTCGTTCTATCGTACTGGGCTTACAAAAAGAAAAGGTATCTTCTCTTCTCACTTTTGGGCGGGGTAGCGATTCTCACGAAAGAACAGGCTCTCTTCCTCCTTTTTCCTTTGGGATTAGAGGCTTTATTTCGAAAAGAATGGAGAAATGCAATATGGGTAGGATCGGTTCTAATCTTGCCGGTTCTATGGAGCGCCTATTTACGAACCCAATTTCCTTCTTGGAGTCCCGCTCACTTAGGGAGCTTTTTCGAGCCTTTTAGCGGAATATCCGCCTATTTCCGGGAAATCTACGAGGCTGTATCCGGGGCAGACGCGGGCTTAAAGGTGTTAGTAAAGAAATTCTCTCGTTTCCCGCTTCTGGTTCTTCTCGCTTCCGGCGTCTTTTTATTATTCCGAGGTCGAATCCGCCTGGGGATTCCTTTCCGGATCGGATTCGGAATCACGATGTTTACGATCTGCGGGGCAGGATACATATTGTATTGGGCCACTTATGAGAACGTTTCCAGGATGTTTGCGGTGAGTTTGCCGCTTTTGGCCCTTTGGCAATCCGAAGACGAGGAACTCCCCGGCTGGATCTACTGGACCCTCTGCGGTCTCGTTCTATTCTTCTTTTTTATAAAATTGGCAATCGTTTCGCAACCATTGCGCTTCTTGGTTTGGTAA